The Drosophila bipectinata strain 14024-0381.07 chromosome 2L, DbipHiC1v2, whole genome shotgun sequence genome has a segment encoding these proteins:
- the LOC108126802 gene encoding uncharacterized protein has translation MSKRGARLVAYVSAEEQLLDIYSPLAGDEVEAIVDQGAGTETVPEADAGEVVGNAEAHFDGSLPCENLQFRDHDTDLDPAVDSMLHVISDDSDIHSLISSDGFDSGSGSGFKGWDENTSYRSNISDNAHFIFGLCRRVLSDEDAMATTTPSWDRTQTKLSHGCRDVVQMNELPEDPRNSGMSLLHAVGHNPGVLLTNGNDQFVLVPHENEEDDDDLQPVEEPCVIYETVDGENMVMLADEHCCEILVSTQGVSNEQEFARAILMAGNGGETLLGLLPDERNANQRLNGTYIEEVIGGLGEDVARLTDGNNVYLSDAALRQPLAHPEMVEDEGHEENENATFVDDTPMEEERPDICQVYDHELEDHDDEEEDCGIEEQHPVQSIMINELEEEHPLKSQAARRVTREHSSPTEFPVSSSSMPDGSYNYDYDDELMEGQVPSKVAPLKRKCPQLMKNTLYAEAMDRRLASICQAQPQMSPGEKVSSWETAVAEECAPVEDVESFQAAFEEHEALKAPQRQHNFLKFREMLTRDLEKVTREIMEAFESTDDEPAPQDRVVQRRLLHVLPTEETIVLDDDEDDCYEVVDMDNASVTTLVPEKDQTEEQLPVHPVGDVKTIETQTLAERQYTKNTSTTDLEQFSLETPAGTSPPTPGLVATVPKSSATPRGIQASTDTTSCDLVGAGDLKLADRVIDAMRHQAQQQIVRQNVQTQPNQLYSYQEPTSGPGGDDLKDVSTPMQMDLNRGPQCTSPNDAMFYEQQEFCNYLGLTELATANAVASAMRELANSTIARRSLRVRPQQQLDRMRSDVRGRRREKERDRQQANDKKPPVTTSSDGSPEKDENLTSHAPHQANEGDVSLESVRGPSEPRQSALPAKEVPFPDQNQVQGDGSDARKELREKSKPPIEEVQKTNEKEPNKLKWKSTGLSTMMQDLQRKRLEGHRPKSVEAAFAKVYEAAAPAQSKVLEAMQQRLRQARETKPSIFIVQANHNAPSQTHTPPPPPTQTSRIATSPAPLIEPFGDVSAPHPTGIISPSKKLRLLQEGPEKPTQMTSSPTASNAKTVRIAKHRKTHGAPKQEAPRVPKRRRTTVAAPVAAKQPRARDLVTRSTTHMNSKLLRNRKVSLLKSYALTDEVGQSRGKRLCGGTMQSPKKVLMSKAARSNLKRPEPAEKTLPEQHRLQQQQGPPITSRKTKALKPSMSPTSTSANAPITPVKRTKRLRTKSLPATLEKEPGHNVVASPATTQLHRTVPKNVSDDHKSAVRESTAGQAYAQPVLVYPPTPQPAPLSSKFGGERRLRQNAGTAIHPIRENDILSTPPGGLVRLNEGSSQLPNPLDPKHGLVLYMYYELEQLIVVQETCISFWKFSKVFNVLHHPRHTFSPLSGTKVAAEEQPAKKDLEVELSPRWMNLGRVRRTTTDVEIKAPYGSRMCMHNSTPVYLEMRCRPLDQHKREVKLTTLHVNVYYFCEEELRPRMHSVHLDSVNCEPSNVIYTSIAESRYFVMAWQQAVGVGKPRSGMCKYSLTPNLDTLASIREFKPLRHELYHIECVSEDRLIGYGYCRITVWDHRSGDIVMNYDLGRPLGRCLGAMHYPSLDLDQSSMLVLYQLMKEPAKQAEVHVIACEISYATPSHRLLHVHRLPSPQFETHLESVNTGDHLIIKSASKDEAWISAVDPRQLTYLAPQVNGVQRFYVRDKSQVVEMSPKSLTVDSIANHMLKLAIQQQQLASVDKL, from the exons ATGTCGAAGCGAGGAGCGCGGCTCGTGGCCTACGTCTCGGCCGAGGAACAACTGCTGGACATCTACTCGCCGTTGGCTGGAGACGAGGTGGAAGCCATTGTCGATCAAGGCGCCGGAACGGAAACAGTACCTGAAGCGGACGCTGGAGAAGTCGTTGGGAATGCGGAGGCACACTTTGATGGTAGCTTGCCCTGCGAGAACCTGCAATTCCGTGATCATGACACGGACCTGGATCCAGCAGTGGACAGCATGCTGCACGTGATCTCTGACGACTCGGACATACACAGTCTCATCTCAAGCGATGGCTTCGatagtggcagtggcagtgggtTCAAGGGCTGGGACGAAAACACATCATATAGGAGCAACATATCCGATAACGCACATTTTATCTTTGGACTGTGCCGTCGCGTATTATCAGATGAGGATGCAATGGCTACGACGACCCCCAGCTGGGACCGTACACAAACTAAACTTTCGCACGGCTGCCGCGATGTCGTCCAGATGAATG agtTGCCCGAAGATCCTCGAAACTCTGGTATGTCCTTGCTGCATGCCGTCGGCCATAATCCTGGTGTGTTGCTAACCAACGGAAACGATCAATTCGTTTTGGTTCCCCACGAGAATGAGGAGGATGATGATGACCTGCAGCCTGTTGAGGAACCATGCGTAATCTATGAAACCGTTGACGGCGAGAACATGGTCATGCTAGCTGATGAACATTGCTGCGAGATACTCGTCTCCACGCAGGGAGTTTCCAACGAACAGGAATTTGCTAGGGCCATCCTTATGGCCGGAAATGGAGGTGAAACGCTTCTGGGCCTGCTGCCCGACGAAAGGAATGCGAATCAACGTCTTAATGGGACGTATATTGAGGAGGTGATAGGTGGCCTGGGAGAGGATGTGGCACGGCTGACAGACGGAAACAATGTCTACCTCAGCGACGCCGCTCTTAGGCAGCCACTTGCACACCCGGAAATGGTAGAGGATGAGGGGCACGAGGAGAACGAAAACGCCACCTTTGTAGACGACACGCCAATGGAAGAAGAACGTCCGGACATCTGTCAGGTATATGATCATGAACTGGAAGACCATGACGATGAGGAGGAAGACTGTGGCATTGAAGAGCAGCACCCTGTTCAGTCCATTATGATCAACGAGCTGGAGGAAGAACATCCGCTAAAGAGTCAAGCAGCTCGCCGGGTGACTCGCGAGCATAGTAGCCCCACAGAATTTCCAGTCAGCTCTTCGTCCATGCCGGACGGCAGTTACAACTACGACTACGATGACGAACTGATGGAAGGGCAGGTTCCATCGAAGGTTGCGCCCTTGAAGCGAAAGTGCCCTCAACTGATGAAGAACACGCTATACGCAGAGGCCATGGACCGGAGGCTAGCCAGTATCTGTCAGGCGCAGCCTCAGATGAGTCCTGGCGAGAAAGTTTCTAGCTGGGAGACGGCAGTCGCTGAAGAGTGCGCACCCGTCGAGGATGTAGAAAGTTTTCAGGCTGCCTTTGAGGAGCACGAGGCACTCAAAGCCCCGCAGCGTCAACACAACTTCCTTAAATTCCGAGAGATGCTAACTCGCGACCTGGAGAAAGTTACCCGCGAAATTATGGAAGCGTTTGAGTCGACGGACGATGAGCCAGCACCACAGGACCGGGTGGTGCAAAGGCGCCTTTTGCACGTTCTACCCACTGAAGAGACCATCGTGCTGGACGATGATGAGGACGACTGCTATGAGGTAGTTGATATGGATAATGCCTCTGTGACGACTTTGGTCCCGGAAAAGGATCAAACGGAAGAGCAGTTGCCGGTTCACCCTGTCGGAGACGTAAAAACCATTGAGACGCAGACGTTAGCGGAGAGACAATACACCAAAAACACATCCACCACAGACCTTGAACAGTTCTCGCTTGAGACACCAGCAGGTACATCCCCACCGACTCCGGGACTAGTGGCTACCGTTCCCAAGTCTTCAGCGACCCCCAGAGGAATCCAAGCGTCCACGGATACTACCTCATGCGACCTTGTGGGTGCAGGTGACCTAAAGCTGGCAGACCGGGTCATAGATGCTATGCGACATCAAGCGCAACAGCAAATTGTGAGACAAAATGTGCAAACGCAACCGAACCAGTTGTATTCCTACCAGGAGCCGACAAGTGGGCCTGGAGGCGACG ACTTGAAAGACGTTTCAACGCCCATGCAGATGGATCTAAACAGGGGACCACAGTGCACTAGTCCTAATGACGCCATGTTTTACGAGCAGCAAGAGTTCTGCAACTACCTGGGTCTCACCGAGTTGGCCACGGCAAACGCGGTAGCCTCGGCGATgcgggagctggccaacagcACGATTGCTCGTCGCTCGCTTCGTGTGCGTCCCCAGCAGCAACTGGACAGGATGCGAAGCGATGTGCGTGGCAGACGGCGCGAGAAGGAGCGGGATCGGCAACAAGCAAACGACAAAAAGCCACCAGTGACTACAAGCAGCGACGGGAGCCCCGAAAAGGACGAAAACTTAACCTCCCATGCGCCGCACCAAGCTAACGAGGGAGATGTTAGTCTCGAATCAGTTCGAGGTCCAAGCGAACCGCGACAGTCGGCCCTTCCAGCCAAAGAAGTTCCCTTCCCGGACCAAAATCAGGTGCAGGGAGATGGTTCGGATGCCAGGAAGGAGCTGAGAGAAAAGTCCAAACCACCCATCGAAGAAGTACAAAAAACCAATGAAAAGGAACCAAATAAGTTGAAATGGAAGAGCACGGGCCTTTCCACCATGATGCAAGACCTGCAACGAAAGAGGCTCGAGGGGCATCGACCAAAATCTGTGGAGGCAGCCTTTGCGAAAGTTTACGAAGCAGCGGCACCTGCCCAATCCAAGGTGCTCGAGGCAATGCAGCAGCGCTTGCGCCAGGCGCGCGAGACCAAGCCATCCATCTTTATCGTTCAGGCGAACCATAACGCACCTTCACAAACGCAtacgccgccgccgccgccaacACAAACCTCTCGTATCGCAACTTCACCGGCTCCCCTAATCGAACCCTTTGGCGATGTTTCTGCGCCGCACCCCACCGGGATAATTTCTCCATCGAAGAAGCTGAGACTCTTGCAAGAAGGTCCGGAGAAGCCAACCCAAATGACAAGTTCACCAACTGCTAGTAACGCCAAGACCGTGAGAATAGCGAAGCACAGAAAGACACATGGAGCACCCAAACAAGAGGCCCCGAGAGTTCCCAAGCGACGCCGCACCACTGTTGCAGCTCCTGTAGCGGCAAAACAACCTCGCGCCCGGGACCTGGTAACTCGTTCCACTACTCACATGAACTCCAAGCTGTTGCGCAACCGCAAGGTCAGCCTTCTCAAGAGCTACGCCCTTACGGATGAGGTGGGCCAGAGCCGTGGAAAGCGGTTGTGTGGCGGCACCATGCAAAGTCCCAAGAAGGTGCTAATGTCCAAGGCGGCGCGATCGAACCTAAAGAGGCCAGAGCCGGCGGAAAAGACCCTGCCCGAGCAGCACcgcctgcagcagcagcaaggtCCGCCCATCACTTCCCGCAAGACCAAGGCCCTCAAACCGAGCATGAGCCCCACGTCTACTTCGGCGAACGCTCCCATCACACCCGTAAAACGCACTAAGCGACTGCGTACCAAGTCTCTACCAGCTACTCTAGAAAAGGAGCCTGGACACAATGTAGTTGCCTCTCCGGCCACCACTCAGTTACACAGAACCGTACCTAAAAATGTTTCGGATGATCACAAATCTGCTGTACGGGAATCAACCGCAGGACAAGCCTATGCCCAACCTGTTCTAGTTTACCCTCCGACGCCACAACCTGCCCCGTTAAGCTCGAAGTTTGGGGGTGAGCGCCGGTTACGGCAAAATGCGGGAACCGCAATTCATCCTATCCGGGAGAACGACATTCTATCTACTCCGCCAGGCGGACTGGTGCGCCTCAACGAAGGTTCTTCGCAACTGCCGAATCCCCTCGACCCCAAGCACGGTCTGGTCCTGTACATGTACTATGAGCTGGAGCAGTTGATCGTGGTGCAAGAAACCTGCATATCCTTTTGGAAGTTCTCGAAGGTGTTCAATGTCTTACACCATCCGCGGCACACCTTCTCGCCCCTGAGTGGGACCAAAGTTGCCGCAGAGGAGCAGCCTGCAAAGAAGGATCTCGAGGTAGAACTGTCCCCGCGGTGGATGAACCTAGGGCGAGTGCGGAGAACCACCACAG ATGTTGAGATCAAAGCTCCTTATGGAAGTCGCATGTGCATGCACAACTCCACGCCGGTCTACTTGGAAATGCGGTGTCGTCCGTTGGACCAGCACAAGCGGGAAGTGAAGCTGACGACGCTGCATGTGAATGTGTACTATTTTTGTGAGGAGGAGTTGCGGCCCCGTATGCATTCCGTGCACTTGGACTCCGTAAACTG CGAACCATCGAACGTGATATACACCAGTATCGCGGAGTCGAGATATTTTGTCATGGCCTGGCAGCAAGCGGTCGGGGTGGGGAAGCCACGCTCCGGCATGTGCAAATACTCCCTCACCCCAAACCTGGACACACTAGCTTCCATTCGGGAGTTCAAGCCCCTGCGCCACGAGCTCTACCATATCGAGTGCGTGTCGGAGGATCGTCTGATTGGCTATGGATACTGCCGCATAACCGTTTGGGATCACCGCAGTGGAGACATAGTGATGAACTACGACTTGGGCCGTCCTTTGGGCAGGTGTCTGGGGGCAATGCATTATCCCAGCCTGGATCTGGACCAGAGCAGCATGTTGGTGCTGTACCAGCTGATGAAGGAGCCGGCCAAACAGGCCGAAGTTCATGTGATTGCCTGCGAGATCTCGTATGCCACGCCGTCGCATCGTCTGTTGCATGTGCATCGCCTGCCGTCGCCCCAGTTCGAGACGCACCTGGAGTCGGTGAATACCGGAGATCATCTAATCATTAAGTCGGCGTCGAAGGACGAGGCCTGGATAAGCGCCGTCGACCCGCGGCAACTGACCTATTTGGCGCCGCAGGTGAATGGAGTGCAGCGCTTCTACGTCCGGGACAAGTCGCAAGTGGTCGAGATGTCGCCCAAGTCTCTAACGGTGGACAGCATCGCGAACCACATGCTCAAGCTGGccatccagcagcagcagctcgcCAGTGTAGATAAATTGTAG